One window from the genome of Alkalihalobacillus sp. LMS6 encodes:
- a CDS encoding SEC-C metal-binding domain-containing protein, which produces MNEREAEQFLEAMMKLREDQVDLAKKYWQKMMKPVTLPIGLRESLQRLTKDQLDAIRKSLNVQRASQLKKDELIDVLNEVIPKSVPVLFEKLDQPKYDILKMAALSDHGMSDSNWEFDLKPLMERGVLFPGSFNGTEIWYMPEEMKTAFNEEESFAIQKKIQRNTEWVQLTKGLLYHYGVLSTSKLFELLEGMGVFDFLSEGLDLLEVLHLDVKMIGDFNSDHQYFWDEIVGDVGELIGRVKEREDLDYRLFSKEQLIQASVPMYYEVSPPMQELFSVIKRDYELDNDEQLDDIGFDLINFSHENLGVDGIMLFLKDRLEFPSRKHEIEYEKLVKEIFNNTPNWELKGHTPNELNPSKPNTNVISLTTGRKVGRNDPCPCGSGKKFKKCCG; this is translated from the coding sequence GTGAATGAAAGAGAGGCAGAACAGTTTTTAGAAGCGATGATGAAGCTAAGAGAAGACCAAGTCGACTTGGCGAAAAAATATTGGCAGAAGATGATGAAGCCTGTTACATTGCCAATCGGCTTACGTGAATCCTTGCAGCGGCTAACCAAGGATCAATTAGATGCCATCAGAAAAAGCTTGAATGTTCAAAGAGCGAGTCAGTTAAAGAAGGATGAATTAATTGATGTACTAAATGAAGTGATACCAAAATCTGTCCCCGTACTTTTTGAAAAGCTTGACCAGCCGAAGTATGACATCTTGAAAATGGCGGCATTAAGTGATCATGGTATGTCTGATAGCAATTGGGAATTTGATTTAAAACCTTTAATGGAAAGAGGCGTCTTATTTCCAGGTTCATTTAATGGAACAGAAATTTGGTACATGCCTGAAGAAATGAAAACTGCTTTTAATGAAGAAGAATCTTTTGCTATACAAAAAAAGATTCAGCGTAATACAGAATGGGTTCAGCTTACGAAAGGCTTGCTGTATCACTACGGAGTGCTGTCTACTAGTAAGCTCTTTGAGTTATTAGAAGGGATGGGGGTTTTTGATTTCCTTTCAGAAGGCTTAGATTTACTTGAAGTACTTCATTTAGATGTGAAAATGATTGGAGATTTCAATTCGGATCATCAATACTTTTGGGATGAAATTGTCGGGGATGTGGGCGAATTAATAGGGAGAGTGAAAGAAAGAGAAGATCTAGACTATCGATTGTTTTCGAAAGAGCAGCTTATCCAAGCTTCGGTACCTATGTATTATGAGGTATCACCTCCTATGCAGGAGTTATTTTCCGTTATTAAAAGAGACTACGAGCTTGATAATGACGAGCAATTAGATGATATCGGCTTTGATTTGATAAATTTCTCTCATGAAAATCTTGGTGTAGACGGAATCATGCTCTTTTTGAAGGACCGTCTAGAGTTCCCGTCAAGGAAACATGAAATAGAGTATGAAAAACTGGTTAAAGAAATTTTCAACAATACGCCAAATTGGGAATTAAAAGGCCATACGCCAAATGAATTGAATCCAAGCAAGCCAAACACAAATGTCATTTCTTTAACGACTGGTCGAAAAGTTGGACGAAATGATCCATGTCCATGTGGGAGTGGAAAGAAGTTCAAAAAATGTTGTGGGTAA
- a CDS encoding tripartite tricarboxylate transporter permease, whose amino-acid sequence MGAFDGLLQGFAAAFSWEGILFVFIGVLLGTIIGMIPGLGPISAIAIMIPITYGMDPTIALVMMAGVYYGSMYGGSTSSILLNAPGVAGTVAASFDGYPMAKQGKAGKALAISAIASFVGGTVSVILLMLFAPMLASVAIYFGPPEYFALMLLGLTAIASLSDGSTLKALTAAVLGFMVVTIGIDSQTGTTRFTFGNVNLLDGIDFLVIALGVFALAEVCFLILNRRESMSGFKNIGSLKLSKSDLNEMKGPMTRQSFLGFLLGVLPGAGATISSFIAYISEKKLAKKPEEFGKGSIKGLTGPETANNAATSGAFVPLLSLGIPGSGTTAVMLGAFLVLGVQPGPLLVTENPTVFWGVIASMYLGNVFLLILNLPLIPYFVKVLSIPRPLLISLVVIFSLVGVYAVSFSTFDLYLLVLFGILGYLMRIFAFPAAPFILAFILGGMMEQMLRQSLTISDGSLMIFAQSPLAISLIVLTVLSLVIPAWRTARKRRASHDGSIGM is encoded by the coding sequence ATGGGAGCCTTTGATGGATTATTACAAGGATTTGCCGCAGCGTTTAGCTGGGAAGGAATCTTGTTTGTTTTTATTGGTGTCTTATTAGGAACGATTATTGGGATGATTCCAGGGCTTGGCCCGATAAGTGCGATTGCCATTATGATTCCGATTACGTACGGGATGGATCCGACCATTGCCCTTGTGATGATGGCAGGTGTGTATTACGGCTCCATGTATGGCGGATCGACGTCATCCATTTTATTAAATGCGCCAGGAGTAGCCGGTACCGTTGCCGCTTCCTTTGATGGCTACCCGATGGCAAAGCAAGGGAAAGCTGGAAAAGCATTAGCCATATCAGCCATTGCTTCCTTTGTTGGCGGAACCGTCAGCGTAATCTTATTAATGTTATTTGCACCAATGCTCGCGAGCGTCGCGATCTATTTTGGACCACCAGAATATTTTGCACTCATGTTACTTGGCTTGACCGCTATTGCAAGTTTAAGCGACGGCTCGACTTTAAAAGCGTTAACCGCAGCTGTACTTGGCTTTATGGTTGTAACGATCGGGATTGACTCGCAAACAGGCACAACACGCTTTACGTTTGGCAACGTCAACTTACTCGACGGCATCGATTTTCTCGTAATTGCCTTAGGCGTATTTGCTTTAGCGGAAGTATGTTTCTTAATTTTAAATCGTCGTGAGTCCATGAGTGGATTTAAAAACATCGGTAGTTTAAAGTTGAGCAAATCAGATTTGAACGAAATGAAAGGACCGATGACACGGCAATCTTTTCTAGGCTTTTTATTAGGCGTTCTTCCAGGGGCAGGAGCAACGATTTCCTCGTTTATCGCTTATATCTCTGAGAAAAAATTAGCAAAAAAACCAGAAGAGTTTGGAAAAGGTTCGATTAAAGGATTAACTGGACCTGAAACTGCAAACAACGCTGCAACAAGTGGCGCGTTTGTTCCGTTACTCTCACTCGGAATTCCAGGTTCCGGCACAACAGCGGTCATGCTAGGTGCGTTTCTCGTTTTAGGCGTACAGCCAGGTCCACTGCTCGTAACAGAAAATCCTACTGTATTTTGGGGCGTCATTGCGAGTATGTATCTAGGAAACGTGTTTCTATTAATCTTAAACTTACCGCTCATTCCATATTTCGTGAAAGTGCTGTCAATTCCGCGGCCCTTATTAATTTCGCTCGTTGTTATTTTTAGCTTAGTAGGCGTATATGCCGTGAGTTTCAGCACATTTGATTTATATTTGCTCGTCTTATTCGGCATCCTTGGCTACTTAATGCGCATTTTCGCTTTCCCAGCAGCACCCTTTATTTTAGCTTTTATTCTTGGCGGTATGATGGAACAAATGTTGCGACAATCGTTAACCATTTCGGACGGGTCTCTCATGATTTTCGCGCAAAGTCCACTTGCTATTTCGTTAATTGTTTTAACGGTTTTATCTTTGGTTATTCCGGCATGGCGTACCGCTCGAAAACGCCGTGCGAGTCACGACGGTTCTATTGGGATGTAA
- a CDS encoding tripartite tricarboxylate transporter TctB family protein: protein MKLTVNRGISIVLMVVAAGYLLMAFQLPEYAFVPVDSDLIPKLLGICLFVLGVCFFFAKDTDTEEQKKRRTIPKKETYMLLGMMGLVLIYITFLEVVGFVIMTALFILISSRLLGYTKWLVTILTALFFSIGVYSLFNYGLAIRLPAGILPI from the coding sequence ATGAAACTAACGGTAAACCGCGGTATTTCCATTGTATTGATGGTTGTAGCTGCTGGCTATTTATTGATGGCGTTTCAGTTGCCAGAGTATGCCTTTGTTCCAGTTGATTCAGATCTTATTCCGAAACTATTAGGAATCTGCCTTTTTGTTTTAGGGGTATGCTTTTTCTTTGCAAAAGATACGGATACGGAGGAACAGAAGAAAAGACGAACCATTCCCAAAAAGGAAACGTACATGTTGCTTGGCATGATGGGCTTAGTGCTCATATATATCACATTTCTAGAAGTGGTGGGATTTGTCATAATGACGGCTTTATTTATTCTTATTTCATCTCGCCTTCTAGGGTATACAAAATGGCTCGTCACCATCTTAACAGCGTTGTTTTTTTCAATTGGTGTCTATAGTTTATTTAATTATGGCTTAGCGATCCGCCTACCGGCTGGCATCCTGCCGATATAG
- a CDS encoding NUDIX hydrolase has product MKKVDVYWGDNLVQLTWLPMTTLLSTKKVTSAHGFCFYQGNVMLVKLKNRGWDLPGGHVEANETPEDAFKRECMEEGYVSGNCTLLGCIEVNHEHNVTWNETSPYPKIGYQAFYRMDVTDVHFFNAQFEATERTFVDPQVYPEWHHGWHGVYEAILNQAVHT; this is encoded by the coding sequence TTGAAAAAAGTAGATGTTTATTGGGGCGATAATCTTGTGCAGTTAACATGGCTGCCGATGACTACGCTCCTATCTACGAAAAAGGTTACGAGCGCCCATGGATTTTGTTTTTATCAAGGAAACGTCATGCTTGTTAAGTTAAAAAATCGTGGCTGGGACCTCCCTGGTGGGCACGTTGAAGCAAATGAAACGCCAGAGGATGCATTTAAACGAGAGTGTATGGAAGAAGGGTATGTTTCAGGTAACTGTACGCTTTTGGGTTGTATTGAAGTGAATCATGAGCACAACGTAACATGGAACGAGACGAGTCCTTACCCGAAAATCGGCTATCAAGCATTTTATCGTATGGACGTAACGGATGTTCACTTTTTCAATGCCCAGTTTGAAGCAACGGAGCGAACATTTGTTGATCCTCAAGTTTATCCAGAATGGCATCATGGTTGGCATGGTGTGTACGAAGCCATTTTAAATCAAGCGGTACATACCTAA
- a CDS encoding tripartite tricarboxylate transporter substrate binding protein, with protein MKKKWLVPLAFATVLGACSMPVQHGSVDATGNWQPDRSIEFIAPAAAGGGWDTTARMLARTIDENDLSDQSFGVVNKPGGGGAVAWAYIHKRNDPHNIFISSPPLHFVELAGQSPYGYKDFTPIVNLIADYGAFAVREDAKWDTLEELFADMREDPTQVTTIGVSSPGSMDHMQFILFAQAAGVDITKIRYVSDQDGGAMTSVLNGSVDVISTGVSEAAEQARAGKMKVLGITAPERLDGEFLSTLPTGMEQGIDAEFVVWRGVFGPPDMTDEQLAYYEHVFKEASDSPEFAEVREAYGWDESYMGPEEFGEFLDQQSIELEAALEELGFGGR; from the coding sequence ATGAAAAAGAAATGGCTTGTTCCTCTGGCATTCGCAACCGTGCTAGGAGCATGTTCAATGCCGGTCCAGCACGGTTCAGTTGATGCAACAGGAAATTGGCAACCGGATCGATCGATTGAATTTATTGCGCCTGCTGCTGCAGGAGGTGGGTGGGATACAACTGCTCGGATGCTAGCAAGAACAATTGATGAAAACGATTTATCGGATCAAAGCTTCGGTGTAGTAAACAAACCAGGTGGGGGAGGCGCTGTGGCGTGGGCTTATATTCACAAACGAAATGACCCGCACAATATTTTTATTAGCTCGCCACCGCTTCATTTTGTTGAGTTAGCTGGGCAGTCGCCGTACGGCTACAAAGATTTTACACCGATTGTAAACTTAATTGCCGACTATGGTGCATTTGCGGTTCGGGAAGATGCGAAGTGGGATACCCTTGAGGAATTGTTTGCGGATATGAGAGAAGACCCGACCCAAGTTACGACAATTGGTGTCTCCTCGCCAGGGAGTATGGATCACATGCAGTTTATTCTGTTTGCACAGGCAGCAGGCGTAGATATTACGAAGATTCGTTATGTGTCGGATCAAGACGGTGGAGCAATGACATCGGTATTAAACGGGAGTGTAGATGTCATTTCAACAGGTGTTTCCGAGGCCGCCGAGCAAGCTCGTGCAGGCAAAATGAAAGTGCTCGGCATTACTGCACCAGAACGCTTGGATGGTGAATTTTTGTCAACATTACCGACTGGAATGGAACAAGGGATTGATGCAGAGTTTGTGGTTTGGCGTGGTGTCTTTGGACCGCCGGATATGACAGATGAACAACTTGCTTATTATGAACATGTGTTTAAAGAAGCTTCTGATTCACCTGAATTCGCTGAAGTGCGAGAAGCGTATGGATGGGATGAGTCTTACATGGGGCCAGAAGAATTTGGTGAATTTTTGGACCAACAATCCATCGAACTAGAAGCAGCGTTAGAAGAGCTTGGCTTCGGTGGAAGATAG
- a CDS encoding AMP-binding protein: MLDMTIGQLLESKAKEIPDNDALVYVDRGLRYSYEQFNEECRRVAKAFIGLGIQQGDHVAIWASNTPEWVTTQFATGKMGAVLVTVNTNYQARELEYLLKQSDSQTLILMESYKGTSYLDIVYEVIPELKTSEKGKLQSETYPFLKNVIVLSEDEYPGMFNWRDVLQYADKVTNHALNERLNELDPEDVINMQYTSGTTGFPKGVMLTHNNLVNTAKHAGEGMRFTHEDRLCIPVPFFHCFGCVLGTLVCVTSGATMVPVQEFDVIDVLTSIEKERCTAIHGVPTMFIAELNHPDYSSFDLTSLRTGIMAGSTCPIEVMKKVSNDMGASELTIVYGQTETSPGITQTRTDDSLDIRVQTVGRAMPHLDVRIVDPATRTEVPSGVQGEICCRGYNVMKGYYKNPDATNKVVDKEGWLYTGDLAVMDEAGNCTITGRLKDMIIRGGENIYPREVEEFLYTHPALLDVQVIGVPDPKYGEEVMAWVRVKEGLEVEKSELIAFCKGKIAHYKIPRYIEICEEFPMTASGKIQKFKLKEQAIQIMKTL, from the coding sequence ATGTTGGACATGACGATTGGGCAGTTGCTTGAAAGTAAAGCAAAGGAGATTCCGGACAACGATGCGCTCGTTTATGTGGATCGTGGCTTGCGTTATTCCTATGAGCAGTTTAATGAGGAATGCCGGCGTGTCGCAAAAGCATTTATAGGTCTAGGGATTCAGCAAGGGGATCACGTTGCCATCTGGGCTTCAAATACGCCAGAATGGGTGACGACCCAATTTGCTACAGGAAAAATGGGTGCTGTACTCGTGACGGTGAATACGAATTATCAAGCAAGAGAACTAGAATATTTGCTGAAACAATCCGATTCACAAACGCTTATTTTGATGGAATCTTACAAGGGGACGTCTTATTTAGATATTGTGTATGAAGTGATCCCAGAGCTGAAAACGTCGGAGAAAGGGAAGCTACAGTCAGAAACGTACCCATTTTTAAAAAATGTGATTGTCTTAAGTGAAGACGAATACCCTGGCATGTTTAACTGGCGTGATGTACTCCAATATGCTGATAAGGTGACCAATCATGCGCTAAACGAACGGTTAAATGAGCTCGATCCTGAAGACGTCATTAATATGCAATATACATCTGGGACGACCGGTTTTCCGAAAGGTGTGATGTTGACCCACAATAATCTAGTCAACACGGCAAAACACGCTGGGGAAGGAATGCGGTTCACCCATGAAGACCGTTTGTGCATCCCCGTTCCTTTTTTTCACTGTTTTGGCTGTGTGCTTGGGACACTCGTTTGTGTAACGAGCGGAGCCACAATGGTACCGGTGCAAGAATTTGATGTCATTGACGTGCTTACCTCAATTGAAAAAGAGCGTTGTACCGCAATTCACGGTGTGCCTACAATGTTTATTGCCGAACTGAATCATCCGGATTACTCATCATTTGATCTCACTTCATTGCGTACAGGGATTATGGCTGGTTCGACTTGCCCGATTGAAGTGATGAAAAAAGTATCCAATGATATGGGCGCATCTGAACTGACGATTGTGTATGGTCAGACCGAAACATCACCAGGTATTACGCAAACGAGGACAGATGATTCGTTAGACATTCGCGTGCAAACAGTAGGAAGAGCCATGCCACATCTAGACGTGCGCATAGTCGATCCGGCGACACGAACTGAAGTCCCGTCTGGTGTGCAAGGAGAGATTTGTTGCCGTGGTTACAACGTGATGAAAGGCTATTATAAGAATCCTGACGCGACAAACAAAGTGGTTGATAAGGAAGGCTGGCTTTACACAGGCGATTTAGCAGTCATGGATGAAGCGGGAAACTGTACGATTACAGGTCGCTTAAAAGATATGATTATACGTGGTGGGGAAAATATTTACCCTCGAGAAGTAGAAGAATTTCTTTATACGCATCCAGCGCTACTTGATGTGCAAGTAATTGGTGTACCAGATCCGAAGTATGGAGAAGAAGTGATGGCTTGGGTTCGGGTAAAGGAAGGCTTAGAGGTTGAAAAGTCAGAATTAATCGCTTTTTGCAAAGGGAAGATTGCTCATTATAAGATTCCTCGCTACATCGAGATTTGTGAAGAATTCCCAATGACGGCATCAGGTAAAATTCAAAAGTTTAAATTAAAAGAACAAGCGATCCAAATAATGAAAACGCTTTAA
- a CDS encoding DinB family protein: MSAIRDLTLLIEEIKPLKDQEEAVLTEPISEGKWSLREIVAHLYKWDAYNTTEMVSRMEDDAQLPEFPNHDSFNAAGVKELEGISVYEIVNRFISQRASLIEALDAVDPQAHFTIGKGKRTFTAESFAKIFVHHDGEHLPQIHDQLGQDSRS, from the coding sequence GTGTCGGCGATACGTGATTTAACACTATTAATTGAAGAAATAAAACCGTTAAAGGATCAGGAAGAGGCGGTTCTAACTGAACCGATTTCAGAAGGAAAATGGTCACTACGAGAAATTGTTGCGCATTTGTATAAATGGGATGCTTACAACACGACAGAGATGGTCTCTCGTATGGAGGATGATGCACAATTGCCTGAATTTCCGAATCATGATTCGTTTAATGCAGCCGGTGTCAAAGAACTTGAAGGCATTTCTGTCTATGAGATTGTGAATCGTTTTATTTCACAGCGTGCTTCTCTGATTGAAGCGCTAGATGCGGTCGATCCACAGGCACACTTTACGATCGGAAAAGGCAAGCGTACGTTTACCGCAGAAAGCTTCGCAAAAATATTTGTTCACCATGATGGTGAACATTTGCCACAAATTCATGACCAGTTAGGGCAGGATAGTCGGTCTTGA